CAGAGCTGCAAACACAAAACCACCTCATGCCAGAGGTGCATGGCCAATAATTGGACACTTGCCCCTTCTAAGTGGAACTGAGCTGCCTCACAAGATTTTAGGTGATATGGCTGATGAATATGGGCCTATCTTCACCATCAAGCTTGGGTTTCAGCAAGCTTTGGTGGTAACTAGTGGAGAGATGGCTAAAGAATGCTTTACTACTAATGACAAGGCATTTGCAAGCCGGCCCAAAGCACAAGCATATGAACTGATGTCATATAACTATGCGGTGCTTGTGTTTACCCCGTATGGGGATTATTGGCGACGACTTCGCAAGACAATGATGCTCGAAGTCCTTTGTCAACGACAAGTGGAGAAACTAGAAAGTATTCGAGTTTCAGAACTTAGAGCATCTATAAACAGTATATATGTTGCTtgggtgaagaagaaagatagTAAAAATCCGGATTATATGGTGAAGTTGGAGATGAACCAGTGGATTGGAGAATTGATATTAAATATCATGATTAGGATTGTTTCGGGAAAGAGATTTTCTGCCAATGATGAAGAAGGGGTTCGATTTCAAGAGGTGATAAGaaaatactttgaattattGGGAGCATTTGTTGTGTCTGATTTTATTCCTATTCTCAAGTGTTTGGATGTGGATGGGTACAAAAAACCCATGAAGAAAGTAGCAAAAGAGCTGGACGACATCTTGGATGGATGGTTGAAGGAGATAAAGATTAAGAGGAATTCGGCAaaagaacaacaacaagaagGCGACCAAGTCTTCATGAACGTGCTCGTATCCATTCTTGAACGTTCTTCTGAAGACGACTTCCCTGGTTTCGACCATGATACAATTGTCAAAGCCACATGTCATGTAGGTTAACTACTCTCTCTgttccaatttaaatgtcctaatttgaagtttaaggtcttaaatatttatgtttgtattatatatagtaGTAGTTGATAgaaattatattaatgaaaaatacaccttaaacaaaattcattcatatatggTATATTAAGTGTTATACAAcacaaataaagttatttaagATCTAATTTGAATTGAAAAGACTCAACAAGTCAAACCAGGACATTTAGAATGAGACATAGTGGTATTAGTGTTTTTGATGTGATGACAGTGTAATCTAATAAGAGTTTTTGGTGTTGATAGCAAATTATAACAGCAGGCTTGGACATGACGTCTGCGACCCTAACATGGGCAGTAACATTGTTACTTAACAACCCTATAACATTAGCGGCTGCTCAAGCTGAAATTGATGAGCATGTCGGAAGGGAGAGGCTAGTAGAGGAGGCGGACATGAAAAATCTTGTATACATTGAAGCCATCATCAAAGAAACCATGCGTTTATACCCAGCTGCACCTCTTGCAGCACCTCCTGAATCTATCAGTGATTGTATTTTGGGTGGATATACTGTCCCAAAAGGTACTCGTCTGTTAGTAAATATTTCAAAGATTCATCGTGATCCCAATATTTGGTCATATCCTAAAGAATTTCAGCCAGAGAGATTCTTGACAAATCAAAAGCACATTGATGACAAAGGACAACATTTTGAACTTTTCCCTTTTGGTAGCGGTAGAAGAATGTGCCCCGGTGCTGCCATGGCATTCCAAGAGATGCGTTTTACATTAGCTAGTTTGATACAACAATTTGTGCTCAAAAAGCCATCACAGGAACCATACGATCTGGCTGAAAGTAATGGAATTACGATTTGCAAAAAAACGCCAGTTGAGGTTCTTCTTGCCCCCCGTTTATCCCATACTATGTATGGTACGATTAATGAATGAGATTCTTTATATGCAAATTCTAAAAGACATAGTGTAAATGTGTGCGCGTTTGTGTAATAAAGTTACAATATTATGTATTCGAATCCAATATGAAATATGTATATCGGGCACGTTGTCTTTTAGAATTTGCAGTTTCTAGCATTGATATCCCTATATCATCTTCATTCAACTCCACTGAACTTGATTATGTATTAAAATCTTTCTTTTCTCACCACctttctcttttagttattaGTTATCACTCCTTCCATTCAACGAAATTTTAATTCTTAGAAGTTAGAAGCTATAGAATACATGCACTTCAAGGAAAATGTTGTGCTACAAtgtttgttttgcaggtatATGGTTGCTAAGATTTCTATATCTAGATCATGTACTTTGGCCCCATTTTAGTAGTAATTTGAATCTGCAGAATAGGTGtgtatattatgattattatccACAAATGGGATTACTATGAAAGTACCTTACCTACCTATACCTAATGTATATTAACTTATTATCAAGTCCTTCATGTTGCAATGATCACTTTCACATACCATATGATAATGCATTAGTACTATTTTTACAACTATTATCCTATGAAGTTTGTTTCGGACATAAAGTAACAAAATTTGCGACTCCACCCCACTACGTCCCAATATCAAGATCGATCTGTTTCATCTGTCCATAGCAAGTGCACAAGAACGAAACCCAGAAGGCGCTACACTCGTATTGAGACTAATACCACACAAGTCCTGCTGCGGCGAACCCACCTGACATTGGTAACAGCCCCACTGCGACTGAAGACAACTCAGTGGAGACTAGTAGCACGACCATTCCAACTCAAGACAACCCAGTTGAGAATAGTAACAATGTTACTGCCCTTGTTAGCTAGGGTCGCAGACGTGGTGTCCAAGCCTGCTGTTATAATTTGTTATCAACACCAAAAACTCTTATTAGATTACACTGTCATCACATCAAAAACACTAATAATGTGGGAAAGATTAATACCCATCTGTCCCATTttacttaaatgttttattttaactatttgAATCTTTTTCTTTCGACTATTACCGTAAAtggttttatttgtattatataacacttgatatgaaatatataaatgaacttTTGTTTCAAGTGCACTtgtttcattgatataactttttttttatcaactatTATAGATAACAATATTTATgcttaaagttgaaaaagaaaattttgaaaagtcaaactatgacattttAAATGGGAGGTTGGAGTAGTTATAACTTACATGACATGTGCATTGACGATTGTATCATGGTCAAAACCAGGAAAATCGTCTTTAGAAGAACCTTCAAGAATAGATACGAGCACGTTCATGAAGACTTGGTccccttgttgttgttgttcttgtgaCGATTTCTTCTTAATCTTTATCTCTTTCAACCATCCCTCCAAAATGTCATCCAGACTTGTCTTGTAATTTCTCGATAAATATCATGATCACATTGGGGCAACAAATATTCCATATGGTTGATGGGCCTAGTACGAGTGAAAGTTTTTCGTGATTTACGAATTTTTAGAAAAGGTATGTTGTCATTAACGGATGAGATTTTTAAAGAGATGTGGAAATTAGTTATTGAATTAATTATTTACTATTAGAATTCAAGATTTTAATAGTTCATTAGTAACGTATTAGTTTTCTGTACACTAGTTTGGGCACCATTGCACCAATGTCCCATGAGTGTTGTCTGTTATATTGATCATGATTTTATGTGCTAATATTATCGTGACTTATTATGGTATTCAGATATCTTATATGCATTTGTTCTATTATTGCAATTTTGCAAAGATCAGTTATGTGAAACTTCTCTAGTATAATATATGTAGTCTACATGTAATCGTATTTCCTAAGGGCCTTTTACTTTAAAAGTATCTCAACTTGTCACATTCTATTTTATTGAGGATCGAACAAAAAAAGTGctattttggggaaaaaaacgGCTAAACCAACTATGTTGGGTCTACCATCAAGTTGTcagtcattttttctttttaatttcattttgagtttttttatttagtcaTATTATTTACATGGATTTTCCaactcatttttaattttttatatatactaaaaaaaatttctttctctttctGTATTCTTTTTCTAACTAAGAAagaaaatctaacaaaaatctTCCATAACTTCTCTCTTTGATATCTTCTTCGTTGTTCATCAAGTTGATCTGAAAATTGTCAGGTTTTACTCACGATCGTACTCTGAACAGAATCATGCTTTCGATTTTCTGATCAGACAAGTTTTAGTGACGGTTAACTTTTCCGGTGGATTGTTGAGTTTTCCGGCGCATGTCATAATCGATTTTTGTTGGCTAAGGGTTGTGCGGATTGAGAAACTGAGAACTTTGGTCCAAATTTTAGGTTACaactcgaagaaacaacaaagttatcgtaAGTTTAATTTTCCCGGCGAGATTAAgaattttccggcgagtctcaatcgGATTAATTCCTGgtcagggtttgttcgcggtTTGATTCTGAGCATTTTGGTGTTAATCTCGTTTTCTAATTCGATGTAACGAAGAAGTAATCTGGATTGTAAGTTATCCGGTGAGGTGGTTACATTTCCGTCCGCCGTGTTGTTCTTCATCTTTTCTGCAGCAAACACCGTGTGTGCCAGCGTGTTGGTGTCAAATCTTGCATTTGTTGAAGTCATGAATGACAATTTACAAAGTGATATTTTCCGTTAGTTAGAACTTTTTTACCGTAACTGTTGTAATTACATGCAAGGTTGTAGAACTCATGCATCGGGATTGGATTGGCGAGGTGGGAAGACAGGATACTTTTAAAAATCAGGGAAATATCGGAGAAATATCAGATTGGataatttgtatatgtaaaataataatTGATGGAAATTTAGCAAACGTCTAAGTATACGTTTGTCCTATAGTATATgttattctttctttaaattaCTGAGCCAtatatccgcgcaatgcggcagtaTAATTGCGGTGtacatttgtttataaaaattaaatttattactaacgaaataaaactttaactttatatatatatatatatatattgaaaaaaatatcTATTTGTATATCTAATACCCATATTTATATGAttgtttactttttaaatattaattaatcaattatttgtaaaaaaaaatttattactcGTACAAAAGAgccatcttaatcttaatcttaatactatataaataaaggtTTTCCAAGTTAGTTAATTTGCTATGTAGCACCTCTAACATTGCAAGACAGGGCCTCAAATCCGACGTGGCATGACTGAAAACTTTTCAGGCTGCAGTTACTTTTATGTTAGCGGTTATTACAAGGTAAGTTTCTGGAATCTATAAACCGTCTTCATATTAGTCCTTCATCCCGTTCTTTTAACCGCTCTTTGATAATAATCGTTCCccttaatatttgtttgtcccttctctctctctctctatcagTCTCATGTTTTCTACACAACGATCCCTTTTTCCAAATCTATGGATTCAGCATCAGCAATGGAATTATCAAAGGCGTCAACAACGAATTAGGGTTGGCTTTGATTTGAGTTACTCTATAAGGTTAATGATTTCAAAATACCtttctttgattattatttacTGTTATTTTTTTATGCTTATTCTAATTGAGATTTTGGGTGAATTTGCTTATTGTTGCTTTTATCTGAAAACTGAACAAATAGGTTTTGCAACTAACCCAACAGTAATCAAGCCTTAATGATTACAAATATTATTGGTTTATATGATGCTACATGTAAACTTTATTACTTTTCGTACTCCTAATTTAGGATATGCTGATGATGGGTTGTTGTTACGGTTGGAATTCACAGAAAAGAAGAATTTGAGTAGAGAAGAAGAAGTTATCAAGTCTGTCTTCAAATGAATCGGGTACAGAGTTATATAGCCGTTAGTAACCGACTCAACCAACTAGTTTCATCTGACGTTCGTGACTAGTGCCTCGATATGCAGCCTTCACTTGGTCAACGACCCCCTAAACTCTTACAAACATTACACTTTGACCccattatatttattatgtaacAATACTCCCTCCTTAAGGATTGTTCGTCCTCAAACAATGGTGTGCACATAAGCAAGCAGCAACAACACTCAACATCTTGAATCGAGTCTGGAAATTCCCACATACTTTCATAATGTTTCAGCCACAAGCAACCTCTCCCAATGGTCCAATATCTTGACTGCAACATTATCTTTCCCTTTGACCTACTTCCCATCAAGTATAAAGCATTTAGCCTGAAGCAAATCAACTGATGGAACTCGCTGAAGTTGTTTACTGAAGCTATCCAGTTGCCTACAGTAGCATTTACTCTAAAGCACATCGACTGAACCAACTTGCCGAAGTTGGTCACTGAAGTTGTCTAGTGGCTTACTGGAACATCTAGTCTGAAGCATAATGACTGAAGCTTGCTTAAACTGGACCCTTCAAGCTCAGACCACAATAATCCAACAAACATGtgcatcttttttttattttgactctGTGGATCAGGTTCAATCAATCTGATGGAAAGCGTGTAGTTGTCTACGTAACTTCTTGCCCCCTGTTCATTAAAGCACCTCCCAGAACATCATAACAATTACCAGGCCTTCCAATCAATTGCCATTGCGACACATCTTTATGTCTATGCACAACAGTCAAATGACATTTTGCAACCATTGCTACCTTAGCAACAAAAGTAAAGATTTCCAGCCTGACCCTTACACCTGGAGGATCTAAACCATTTTCACCTTTAGCAACAGCAATTGAAAGAGTTCTCTTGTGCAATTCTATATGTTTAAGTATCATCAGAGCTTCACCATTGTGCTCATATATATTCAGTTTACCTTCTAGTAAGGTCTTATCATTTCTACTTTCACTAAGAAATGCCATTTGATCCTATTGAGTTCTCATCCCAACAGTGGTAACAACCAACTTACCTGAACTAATTTGAACTTTAGTTCCAGATAGAAGAAAGGATTTCTCAGCCATTACAACCTCGGAATcatatccaaaaatatgaattaCCAGTGTAGGAACTGAAGAATTTTCAATGAATTCTACCAAATCACCCATAACTGATTCCAATTCTTGCTGCCCATCATCAAGATCCATTAGAATCACATCTGTTTTCATAACAACCAACTCACTTTCTTTCAACCCATTCCGTAGTTCACTGTGCACAACTTCACTAGAATCTTGAGCATTTCTGTACTTGTATCCCATTTTGATTTTTAGAGCAGCCCCCAATATCAGTTTCACAATTGATTCATTTTTGATTAACACAACAGATTTATCCATTAGACACTTCTTTAGCAGCTTCTTCCCGACATAACTCGATACAAAGCCCATTTGCAACTCATTGTTATTCCTTACAAAAATCAACCAACCTGGCTTCCATTCAAATGATCCAACAATCATTGACACAAAACCTAACAACCATCTTTTCTTTGTGTTGATCACCACAAATTTCTTATTCATGACTAAAATCCAGCAGGATTTCCAATTAAATGCACTAAAACTTCCATTCTCGAAACACACATACTCTTTAATATCCTTAACCTCATTTACAACACCTTTTTTTTCATATCTACTTAATCATCAACACTACTCCACCCCGGTTTCCAACCGAAAGATACTATATCCATGACCATACTAATAATACCTAATACTCATTCCTTATGAGATTTTTGTCCCCAAAAATCACATTTGCAACACACAATATCACTAAAAAACTGAAATTTCATAACTTCAGATTTGATCCATAAAACGCTTAAGAGCAAGATTAATTTTATCATCCAATACAACAATTACGTCACTAATACTCCCACAAGCAGATTTACCATTAAACGGAGCCTTAATATCAACACTACTCTCATCACTAACTCATTCAGGACTTACATCAAACACCGTACATGCACTTTCAAATTCTGAACTTACTTGATTCTTATCCGAAAAACCATCtgaattttcatttaaaatagtCCTACATATAAAGATATCACTAAATTGAACCTCAATTCCAACCGAATTTCGttcaggcatttcatcaaacacctggTGTGCACTATTTTCTACTTCAAAATTCATTCTAATTCCATTTTCAAAACACACTGAATTGCTATCATCATAGTATAAAGAAAAGTAAGAATCAATTTTAGAATGTATACCTTTTGTTTCCGATTCCTTCTCACACTCAGCCAACTCAATCTTATCAGAAATTTTTTTTAGCATCAATGATTCTTTTTGTAGTCTTGTCAcatcttcttctacttttgCAAGTGTTTGTTGTAAATTGCTCAATGCATTCTAAATGTGTAAGAGTTCATTTTCTAATTCTGGTTTCTCACCAAAATGCAATAAGGTTGCTCTCGAATAATCATCCCGAGACATATCCAACAATGACTTCCCACTGGTTTTTGCATAGAGTTGATGCCAATGTAATGCTCTGCCTTCAAATTTGATAGCAGCATACATCACCTTCCGATTGTCAGGTGTTTCATCAACCAAAATGAATTCCTCACACCTTTGTTTCCAACCATTAGCATCATCACCATTAAAACTCGGAGCCGACATTGAACTGTACTGATTTAGGTTATTTGTGGTGAATTATTGATGAATTTGTGATTAATTttggattttctaatttttttctgatttttgttttattaaaaggaTAGGTCACCGGAGAACAAAAGCTCACCGGAGAAAGTGATCGGAATCACAGGCTCGCGAAAAAAGATATCAAATCAAGAACTCCAACTGCCAttgattttaggaggaagagaATCAAATAACTAGCCGGAATCTCAATCGTAATCTCAATTGGAGGTGTAACCGGAATCGAAAGCTCATCGGAGAATcaacggctctgataccactgttacGGTTGGAATTCACAGAAAAGAAGATAGTTTTTGATATCATTTTCCCAGGTCGTTGACGGCGCATGGAAATGATAAGGTCAATCGTGTAATTGTGTAAGAGATCTCGGTGTTTTAAGGCCTCTTTATGCCAAGAAAAACATATCTGCAAATCAGGTCTAGCATTTGTTTGAAGTCTGAagattggtaaaaaaaaattgtattatcCCTTATCTGGTTTATTCAACACTTTAGctattaatgcataaaactttaactaaaattCACATTTTACAACGAGGGATATGGCATATGTCTTAGATTG
The Erigeron canadensis isolate Cc75 chromosome 2, C_canadensis_v1, whole genome shotgun sequence DNA segment above includes these coding regions:
- the LOC122587857 gene encoding cytochrome P450 CYP82D47-like → MEFYLSFSTLLVTTLLFVLPPTLIFYLFDKNRAANTKPPHARGAWPIIGHLPLLSGTELPHKILGDMADEYGPIFTIKLGFQQALVVTSGEMAKECFTTNDKAFASRPKAQAYELMSYNYAVLVFTPYGDYWRRLRKTMMLEVLCQRQVEKLESIRVSELRASINSIYVAWVKKKDSKNPDYMVKLEMNQWIGELILNIMIRIVSGKRFSANDEEGVRFQEVIRKYFELLGAFVVSDFIPILKCLDVDGYKKPMKKVAKELDDILDGWLKEIKIKRNSAKEQQQEGDQVFMNVLVSILERSSEDDFPGFDHDTIVKATCHQIITAGLDMTSATLTWAVTLLLNNPITLAAAQAEIDEHVGRERLVEEADMKNLVYIEAIIKETMRLYPAAPLAAPPESISDCILGGYTVPKGTRLLVNISKIHRDPNIWSYPKEFQPERFLTNQKHIDDKGQHFELFPFGSGRRMCPGAAMAFQEMRFTLASLIQQFVLKKPSQEPYDLAESNGITICKKTPVEVLLAPRLSHTMYGTINE